The Pseudomonadota bacterium genome has a segment encoding these proteins:
- the hisG gene encoding ATP phosphoribosyltransferase, which yields MKLKIGLPKGSLQETTFRLFKNAGFNIKLPERSYVPSIDDPELEGLVIRAQEMARYVEDGILDLGITGYDWVLEQNAKVEELVRLRYGKIGFRGVKWVVAVPIDSPIRKVEDLQGKKIATELVGFTKRYLKKKGINATVEFSWGATEVKPPLLADAIIEVTETGASLKANNLRIVETILESETVLIANKDSWKDEWKRRKMENIVILLKGALLAEEKVGLKMNLPKSRLDEVTKTLPCLRTPTVSTLSDNEWVAIEVVIDEKVVRDIIPNLKRAGAVDIVEYPLNKVIP from the coding sequence ATGAAGTTAAAAATCGGTTTGCCCAAGGGGAGTTTACAGGAAACAACCTTCAGGCTTTTCAAAAATGCGGGCTTTAATATAAAACTTCCCGAAAGGTCCTACGTGCCTTCAATAGACGACCCGGAGTTAGAAGGGCTTGTAATACGGGCACAGGAGATGGCAAGATATGTTGAAGACGGCATACTTGACCTGGGTATTACAGGCTATGACTGGGTGCTTGAACAGAATGCAAAGGTTGAAGAGCTTGTAAGATTACGGTACGGCAAGATAGGGTTTCGCGGTGTTAAATGGGTTGTTGCAGTGCCGATAGACTCGCCCATACGGAAAGTGGAGGATTTGCAAGGCAAGAAGATTGCAACAGAGCTGGTAGGATTTACCAAAAGATACCTGAAAAAGAAGGGTATAAACGCCACAGTCGAATTTTCCTGGGGGGCGACAGAGGTAAAGCCGCCACTTCTGGCTGATGCCATTATAGAGGTTACGGAAACAGGGGCATCACTCAAAGCAAACAACCTGAGAATTGTGGAAACCATCCTTGAATCCGAAACAGTGCTGATCGCGAACAAGGACTCATGGAAGGATGAGTGGAAAAGAAGGAAGATGGAAAACATTGTCATATTGTTGAAGGGAGCACTTCTTGCCGAGGAAAAGGTGGGACTTAAGATGAATTTACCGAAGAGCAGACTGGACGAAGTGACAAAGACGCTCCCGTGCCTCCGTACGCCAACAGTTTCTACCCTTTCCGACAATGAATGGGTGGCAATTGAAGTTGTCATAGACGAAAAAGTGGTAAGGGATATTATACCGAACCTGAAGAGGGCGGGCGCAGTGGACATTGTGGAATATCCGCTGAACAAAGTA